One Mangifera indica cultivar Alphonso chromosome 4, CATAS_Mindica_2.1, whole genome shotgun sequence genomic region harbors:
- the LOC123212867 gene encoding uncharacterized protein LOC123212867, producing the protein MMNWLGSIDALLETEWMSLHLLHYSFLGCCKYRRGDLCTESWVDSNDGLSRQGIEDSNLEDGICMPICEKGVDAKMVKPSLSAISILLVDSLVCQNKSFAKRRGVIDSDLLRCVVVRRRKLFA; encoded by the exons ATGATGAATTGGTTGGGAAGCATTGACGCCTTATTAGAAACAGAATGGATGTCTTTGCATCTTCTTCACTACAGTTTTCTGGG ATGTTGCAAGTATAGAAGAGGTGATTTATGCACGGAATCCTGGGTTGATAGTAATGACGGGTTAAGCAGACAAGGTATTGAAGACAGCAATCTGGAAGATGGTATCTGCATGCCAATCTGCGAAAAAGGTGTAGATGCTAAGATGGTGAAACCGAGTTTGTCGGCCATTTCCATTTTACTAGTTGACTCTCTTGTTTGCCAAAACAAAAGTTTTGCGAAAAGGAGGGGGGTTATAGATTCAGACCTGTTGCGCTGTGTGGTTGTTAGAAGGCGAAAATTATTTGCATAA
- the LOC123212977 gene encoding haloacid dehalogenase-like hydrolase domain-containing protein 3 isoform X1 codes for MEASITKFCHRSSLVRALKPLHFKLANSLRFSSGGGRSLERAYDALLLDAGGTLLQLAKPVADTYASIGRKYGLTATSAEIKKGFKRAFAAPWPEKLRYQGDGRPFWRIIVSEATGCSNNDYFEEVYEYYGNGEAWHLPDGAYQTIFLLKESGVKVAVVSNFDTRLRKLLKDLNVIDLFDAVVISSEVGYEKPDPRIFQAALDEMSIHASKAVHIGDDEKADKEGASAVGIDCWLWGTDVKTFSDIQNRIILES; via the exons atggaAGCTTCCATAACCAAATTCTGCCATCGGAGTTCTCTTGTGAGAGCCTTGAAACCTCTCCATTTCAAGCTCGCAAACTCCCTCCGTTTCTCTTCTG GAGGGGGAAGATCGCTCGAAAGAGCTTATGACGCATTGTTGTTGGATGCTGGAGGTACCCTTTTGCAATTAGCAAAGCCTGTCGCAGACACTTACGCTTCCATTGGCAGAAAATACG GTCTCACTGCAACTTCAGCTGAAATAAAGAAGGGATTTAAGAGAGCTTTTGCTGCTCCGTGGCCCGAGAAACTCCGTTACCAG GGAGATGGAAGGCCGTTTTGGAGAATTATTGTTTCTGAAGCAACTGGTTGCAGCAACAATGATTATTTTGAAGAAGTCTATGAG TATTATGGAAATGGTGAAGCATGGCATCTTCCGGATGGAGCTTACCAGACAATTTTCCTCCTCAAAGAATCTGGAG TGAAGGTGGCAGTTGTATCCAATTTTGACACCCGCTTAAGGAAGTTACTGAAAGACCTCAATGTTATAGATCT ATTTGATGCCGTAGTTATATCCTCAGAGGTTGGATATGAAAAACCAGATCCAAGGATATTTCAAGCTGCTTTAG ATGAAATGAGTATACATGCTAGCAAGGCTGTACATATTGGAGATGATGAAAAAGCAGATAAGGAGGGGGCGAGTGCTGTTGGGATTGATTGCTG GTTGTGGGGAACAGATGTGAAGACATTTTCAGATATACAAAACCGCATCATCCTAGAATCATAA
- the LOC123212977 gene encoding haloacid dehalogenase-like hydrolase domain-containing protein 3 isoform X2 yields the protein MEASITKFCHRSSLVRALKPLHFKLANSLRFSSGGGRSLERAYDALLLDAGGTLLQLAKPVADTYASIGRKYGLTATSAEIKKGFKRAFAAPWPEKLRYQGDGRPFWRIIVSEATGCSNNDYFEEVYEYYGNGEAWHLPDGAYQTIFLLKESGVKVAVVSNFDTRLRKLLKDLNVIDLFDAVVISSEVGYEKPDPRIFQAALDEMSIHASKAVHIGDDEKADKEGASAVGIDCWSVYISYKRLCCGEQM from the exons atggaAGCTTCCATAACCAAATTCTGCCATCGGAGTTCTCTTGTGAGAGCCTTGAAACCTCTCCATTTCAAGCTCGCAAACTCCCTCCGTTTCTCTTCTG GAGGGGGAAGATCGCTCGAAAGAGCTTATGACGCATTGTTGTTGGATGCTGGAGGTACCCTTTTGCAATTAGCAAAGCCTGTCGCAGACACTTACGCTTCCATTGGCAGAAAATACG GTCTCACTGCAACTTCAGCTGAAATAAAGAAGGGATTTAAGAGAGCTTTTGCTGCTCCGTGGCCCGAGAAACTCCGTTACCAG GGAGATGGAAGGCCGTTTTGGAGAATTATTGTTTCTGAAGCAACTGGTTGCAGCAACAATGATTATTTTGAAGAAGTCTATGAG TATTATGGAAATGGTGAAGCATGGCATCTTCCGGATGGAGCTTACCAGACAATTTTCCTCCTCAAAGAATCTGGAG TGAAGGTGGCAGTTGTATCCAATTTTGACACCCGCTTAAGGAAGTTACTGAAAGACCTCAATGTTATAGATCT ATTTGATGCCGTAGTTATATCCTCAGAGGTTGGATATGAAAAACCAGATCCAAGGATATTTCAAGCTGCTTTAG ATGAAATGAGTATACATGCTAGCAAGGCTGTACATATTGGAGATGATGAAAAAGCAGATAAGGAGGGGGCGAGTGCTGTTGGGATTGATTGCTGGTCAGTATACATTTCATACAAACGCCTTT GTTGTGGGGAACAGATGTGA
- the LOC123212977 gene encoding haloacid dehalogenase-like hydrolase domain-containing protein 3 isoform X3 has protein sequence MEASITKFCHRSSLVRALKPLHFKLANSLRFSSGGGRSLERAYDALLLDAGGTLLQLAKPVADTYASIGRKYGLTATSAEIKKGFKRAFAAPWPEKLRYQGDGRPFWRIIVSEATGCSNNDYFEEVYEYYGNGEAWHLPDGAYQTIFLLKESGVKVAVVSNFDTRLRKLLKDLNVIDLFDAVVISSEVGYEKPDPRIFQAALGCGEQM, from the exons atggaAGCTTCCATAACCAAATTCTGCCATCGGAGTTCTCTTGTGAGAGCCTTGAAACCTCTCCATTTCAAGCTCGCAAACTCCCTCCGTTTCTCTTCTG GAGGGGGAAGATCGCTCGAAAGAGCTTATGACGCATTGTTGTTGGATGCTGGAGGTACCCTTTTGCAATTAGCAAAGCCTGTCGCAGACACTTACGCTTCCATTGGCAGAAAATACG GTCTCACTGCAACTTCAGCTGAAATAAAGAAGGGATTTAAGAGAGCTTTTGCTGCTCCGTGGCCCGAGAAACTCCGTTACCAG GGAGATGGAAGGCCGTTTTGGAGAATTATTGTTTCTGAAGCAACTGGTTGCAGCAACAATGATTATTTTGAAGAAGTCTATGAG TATTATGGAAATGGTGAAGCATGGCATCTTCCGGATGGAGCTTACCAGACAATTTTCCTCCTCAAAGAATCTGGAG TGAAGGTGGCAGTTGTATCCAATTTTGACACCCGCTTAAGGAAGTTACTGAAAGACCTCAATGTTATAGATCT ATTTGATGCCGTAGTTATATCCTCAGAGGTTGGATATGAAAAACCAGATCCAAGGATATTTCAAGCTGCTTTAG GTTGTGGGGAACAGATGTGA